One genomic region from Nitrososphaerales archaeon encodes:
- a CDS encoding dihydroorotase family protein, translating into MVYTLVIRNCKLPLFDEIIEGDLLIDGEKIAGFSKSGLVQADRYYDAKGLLVLPGGVDTHVHFRDPSSNKAEDFETGSLAAAHGGVTTVADMPNTEPPVTDVEALRLKLERIGGKSYVDYMLYGGAGKMTIANIMSLAREGVAGIKTFMISRFPALLSPDTETIKAAILETKKANIPLLIHAEDLSVINHVGGGGGAKSYAIKRGCLCESLAVARVAELNKHLKGHVHFVHISCADSLRLIRFYKDSNIRITVETAPHYLSLTMDELERRGPYAKVDPPLRTREDVEELLRGLCNGDIDFIASDHAPHMKEEKEKGFKDIELAPSGMPGVETILPFLLNLFNKGVLSLRRLVEVFSTNPAKFLGIYPRKGALQINADADLVLVNPKEEFKVSS; encoded by the coding sequence ATGGTTTATACATTAGTGATAAGGAATTGTAAACTCCCCTTATTTGATGAGATCATCGAAGGAGATTTGTTGATCGATGGAGAAAAGATTGCGGGATTCAGTAAGAGCGGTTTGGTTCAGGCCGATCGTTATTACGATGCTAAAGGGCTCTTAGTTTTACCGGGTGGTGTCGATACACACGTTCATTTCAGAGATCCAAGCTCGAATAAAGCGGAAGATTTTGAAACAGGTAGTTTAGCAGCTGCTCACGGAGGTGTTACTACTGTAGCGGATATGCCCAATACCGAACCGCCCGTAACCGATGTTGAAGCTTTGAGGTTAAAGTTGGAGCGAATAGGTGGTAAGTCGTACGTTGATTATATGCTTTATGGAGGGGCTGGGAAGATGACTATTGCCAATATTATGAGTTTGGCAAGAGAAGGGGTTGCAGGGATAAAGACATTCATGATCAGTAGATTTCCAGCACTCTTGTCTCCAGATACCGAGACGATCAAGGCCGCAATATTGGAGACAAAGAAAGCCAACATACCACTATTGATTCACGCTGAGGATTTAAGTGTGATTAACCACGTTGGTGGTGGAGGAGGGGCAAAATCTTACGCGATCAAGAGGGGTTGTTTATGTGAAAGTCTGGCTGTAGCGAGGGTAGCTGAATTGAATAAACATCTTAAAGGTCATGTGCACTTTGTCCACATAAGTTGTGCTGATAGTCTACGATTGATTCGTTTTTATAAAGATTCAAATATTCGGATCACAGTTGAAACTGCACCTCATTACCTATCATTAACTATGGATGAGCTTGAAAGAAGGGGACCTTATGCAAAGGTAGATCCGCCTCTCAGGACAAGAGAGGATGTTGAAGAGTTATTAAGGGGATTGTGTAATGGCGATATAGATTTTATTGCGAGTGATCATGCCCCTCATATGAAGGAAGAGAAGGAGAAAGGGTTTAAGGATATCGAGCTCGCCCCATCGGGTATGCCTGGTGTTGAAACGATTTTACCTTTTCTCTTAAACCTTTTCAATAAGGGTGTATTGAGCCTAAGAAGGTTGGTAGAAGTATTCTCAACGAATCCAGCGAAGTTCCTAGGCATCTATCCAAGAAAAGGTGCTCTGCAGATAAATGCCGATGCCGATTTAGTCCTAGTAAATCCTAAAGAGGAGTTCAAAGTCTCCAGT